A window from Festucalex cinctus isolate MCC-2025b chromosome 12, RoL_Fcin_1.0, whole genome shotgun sequence encodes these proteins:
- the LOC144031272 gene encoding phospholipid phosphatase 2-like isoform X1, with product MTELGKKVIFVVVDVLCVFIAALPSAILTLMFRPYQRGIYCDDESINYPYRRDTISHGAMAAVTITSSIVIITTGEAYLVHTKRLHSNSQFNQYLSALYKVVGTFLFGAAVSQSLTDLAKFTIGRPRPNFLHVCAPASCNGYELHINCTGNLRNVTESRLSFYSGHSSFGMYCMLFLSLYVQARMQGKWTRLVRPTIQFFLVAFSLYVGYTRVSDYKHHWSDVLVGLLQGALIAVLTVKYVSDFFKQRGEPACKQTDAVDGERLERKPSPQRTNHYNYSPPV from the exons CGGCCCTGCCCTCAGCCATCCTGACGTTGATGTTCAGACCGTACCAGAGAGGCATCTACTGCGACGACGAGAGCATAAACTACCCTTACAGGAGGGACACCATCTCCCATGGAGCCATGGCCGCCGTCACCATCACCAGCTCCATAGTCATT ATCACGACCGGCGAGGCCTACCTGGTGCACACCAAGCGTCTGCACTCCAACTCCCAGTTCAATCAGTACCTGTCGGCGCTCTACAAGGTGGTGGGCACCTTCCTGTTCGGGGCGGCCGTCAGCCAGTCGCTCACCGACCTGGCCAAGTTCACCATCGGGCGGCCCAGACCCAACTTCTTGCACGTGTGCGCCCCCGCCAGCTGCAACGGGTACGAGCTGCACATCAACTGCACCGGCAACCTGCGTAACGTCACCGAGTCCAG GTTGTCATTCTACTCAGGCCACTCGTCATTCGGGATGTACTGCATGCTCTTCCTCTCC CTCTATGTGCAGGCCCGCATGCAAGGCAAGTGGACGCGTCTGGTGCGTCCCACCATCCAGTTTTTCCTGGTGGCCTTCTCCTTGTACGTGGGATACACGCGCGTCTCCGACTACAAGCACCACTGGAGCGACGTGCTGGTGGGTCTCCTGCAGGGGGCTCTCATCGCAGTTCTCACT GTGAAATACGTCTCGGACTTCTTCAAGCAGCGTGGCGAGCCGGCGTGCAAGCAGACGGACGCGGTCGACGGCGAGCGTCTGGAACGCAAACCCAGCCCACAGCGCACCAACCACTACAACTACTCGCCACCCGTATGA
- the LOC144031272 gene encoding phospholipid phosphatase 2-like isoform X2 → MTELGKKVIFVVVDVLCVFIAALPSAILTLMFRPYQRGIYCDDESINYPYRRDTISHGAMAAVTITSSIVIITTGEAYLVHTKRLHSNSQFNQYLSALYKVVGTFLFGAAVSQSLTDLAKFTIGRPRPNFLHVCAPASCNGLSFYSGHSSFGMYCMLFLSLYVQARMQGKWTRLVRPTIQFFLVAFSLYVGYTRVSDYKHHWSDVLVGLLQGALIAVLTVKYVSDFFKQRGEPACKQTDAVDGERLERKPSPQRTNHYNYSPPV, encoded by the exons CGGCCCTGCCCTCAGCCATCCTGACGTTGATGTTCAGACCGTACCAGAGAGGCATCTACTGCGACGACGAGAGCATAAACTACCCTTACAGGAGGGACACCATCTCCCATGGAGCCATGGCCGCCGTCACCATCACCAGCTCCATAGTCATT ATCACGACCGGCGAGGCCTACCTGGTGCACACCAAGCGTCTGCACTCCAACTCCCAGTTCAATCAGTACCTGTCGGCGCTCTACAAGGTGGTGGGCACCTTCCTGTTCGGGGCGGCCGTCAGCCAGTCGCTCACCGACCTGGCCAAGTTCACCATCGGGCGGCCCAGACCCAACTTCTTGCACGTGTGCGCCCCCGCCAGCTGCAACGG GTTGTCATTCTACTCAGGCCACTCGTCATTCGGGATGTACTGCATGCTCTTCCTCTCC CTCTATGTGCAGGCCCGCATGCAAGGCAAGTGGACGCGTCTGGTGCGTCCCACCATCCAGTTTTTCCTGGTGGCCTTCTCCTTGTACGTGGGATACACGCGCGTCTCCGACTACAAGCACCACTGGAGCGACGTGCTGGTGGGTCTCCTGCAGGGGGCTCTCATCGCAGTTCTCACT GTGAAATACGTCTCGGACTTCTTCAAGCAGCGTGGCGAGCCGGCGTGCAAGCAGACGGACGCGGTCGACGGCGAGCGTCTGGAACGCAAACCCAGCCCACAGCGCACCAACCACTACAACTACTCGCCACCCGTATGA